In Microbacterium laevaniformans, a single window of DNA contains:
- the cmtR gene encoding Cd(II)/Pb(II)-sensing metalloregulatory transcriptional regulator CmtR gives MLTIAPRLDVMNRLGRAMADPTRSRILMTLLDGPSYPAVLSRELELTRSNVSNHLTCLRDCGIVVAEPEGRQTRYEIADPHLAAALTALVDVTLAVDEHAPCMDASCTVPGCCGTGAGA, from the coding sequence ATGCTGACCATTGCTCCACGTCTCGACGTCATGAACCGGCTCGGCCGGGCCATGGCGGACCCGACGCGCTCCCGGATACTGATGACCCTGCTCGACGGCCCCAGCTACCCGGCGGTGCTCTCGCGTGAGCTGGAGCTGACCCGCTCGAACGTCTCGAACCACCTGACCTGCCTGCGCGACTGCGGCATCGTGGTCGCCGAGCCGGAAGGGCGGCAGACGCGCTACGAGATCGCGGACCCGCACCTCGCGGCGGCGCTGACCGCGCTGGTGGACGTGACGCTCGCGGTGGACGAGCACGCGCCCTGCATGGACGCTTCGTGCACGGTGCCGGGCTGCTGCGGGACGGGAGCGGGCGCGTGA
- a CDS encoding type II glyceraldehyde-3-phosphate dehydrogenase, with amino-acid sequence MDRIRVGVNGYGVIGKRVADAVHAQPDMHLVGVADIVTDWRIQSAVPRLPVFAATPDAHSGMVDTGIRPEGTLDDLLAQSDVIVDTTPKHVAAGNLPRYQAAGVKVIVQGGEAHSTTGHSFVAQANYATALGRDLTRVVSCNTTSIVRVLGALENAGLLLRARGVTGRAECRRVHYSSWD; translated from the coding sequence ATGGACAGGATCAGAGTCGGCGTCAACGGGTACGGAGTGATCGGCAAGAGGGTCGCCGACGCCGTCCACGCCCAACCCGACATGCACCTGGTGGGCGTCGCGGACATCGTCACCGACTGGCGAATACAATCCGCCGTCCCGCGGCTGCCCGTATTCGCCGCCACCCCCGACGCGCACAGCGGCATGGTGGACACCGGCATCCGCCCCGAGGGAACCCTCGACGATCTCCTCGCGCAGAGCGACGTGATCGTCGATACGACCCCCAAGCACGTCGCCGCCGGAAACCTGCCCCGCTACCAGGCGGCGGGAGTAAAGGTGATCGTGCAGGGCGGGGAAGCGCACTCGACCACCGGGCACTCCTTCGTCGCCCAGGCCAACTACGCCACCGCGCTCGGCCGGGACCTGACCCGGGTGGTGTCCTGCAACACCACCAGCATCGTCCGCGTCCTCGGCGCGCTCGAAAACGCCGGGCTGCTGCTGCGCGCCCGCGGGGTTACTGGTAGGGCCGAATGTCGCAGGGTGCACTATTCATCCTGGGATTAG
- the merB gene encoding organomercurial lyase gives MGPVPDHGRRHPDRSQGLHHRCVDAVLLRLTARQTADPPHQKLEPRPLLDRPARVESISPASGDTIRVTVDSTAGVTSVEPATAVVSLVSPEAMHSIRSSFCNQVHYFASREDAAGWLTEHPMAQILTVADAFEVGSTLITEMLERPRTGADELSGSCCGPETCC, from the coding sequence GTGGGCCCCGTACCTGACCACGGCCGAAGGCATCCGGATCGTAGCCAAGGCCTTCACCACCGATGTGTCGATGCTGTCCTGCTGCGCCTGACCGCGCGCCAGACAGCGGATCCACCCCATCAGAAACTGGAGCCTCGCCCGCTCCTCGATCGGCCCGCCCGGGTCGAATCGATCTCCCCGGCCAGCGGCGACACGATCCGCGTCACCGTCGACTCGACCGCCGGTGTCACTAGCGTGGAACCGGCGACCGCGGTGGTGTCCTTGGTCAGCCCCGAGGCCATGCACTCGATTCGCTCCTCGTTCTGCAACCAGGTCCACTACTTCGCTTCCCGCGAGGACGCCGCCGGATGGCTCACGGAACACCCGATGGCCCAAATCCTCACGGTCGCCGATGCCTTCGAGGTTGGCAGCACCCTGATCACCGAGATGCTCGAGCGCCCCCGGACCGGTGCCGACGAACTGTCTGGAAGCTGCTGCGGTCCCGAGACCTGCTGCTGA
- a CDS encoding heavy metal translocating P-type ATPase produces MSAACGCEHDEPETAVGEEAEEAERPWWRDRGIMVPVFSGVAFLTGLALEWSGMEIPALVLFWIGLLLGASTFTPGAIRNLFKGKLGIGLLMTISAVGAVILGYVEEAAALAFLYSIAEALEDKAMDRARGGLRALLKLVPETATIRRDGVSVEVAAKDLAVGQLMLVRPGERIATDGVVRTGRSSLDTSAITGESIPVEVEPGDAVSAGAINTAGALEVETTAAGTDNSLTTIVDLVEKAQAEKGDRARLADRIARPLVPGVLILAALVAIIGSLLGDPELWITRALVVLVAASPCALAISVPLTVVAAIGSASKFGVIIKSGAAFERFGVIRHVAVDKTGTLTRNEPAVTAVLTVDGVSEAEALAWAAALEQHSTHPLAAAITAAAPDAPAAEGVTEQAGHGVEGELAGARITVGSPRWLDAGTLGDRVAGLEEQGMTVVIVHRGGVPVAAIGVRDELRPEVPEVVRTLATQGIGVTMLTGDNARTARALAAHAGIDDVRAELRPEDKAAAIAELGAKGPVAMIGDGINDAPALAAADIGIAMGATGSDAAIESADVAFTGHDLRLLPRAFAHARRGRHIINQNIILSLLIITALLPLALFGVLGLAAVVLVHEIAEVIVILNGLRAASTRKAST; encoded by the coding sequence GTGAGCGCGGCGTGCGGCTGCGAGCACGACGAGCCTGAGACCGCAGTCGGCGAAGAGGCCGAGGAGGCGGAGCGCCCCTGGTGGCGGGACCGCGGGATCATGGTCCCGGTCTTCTCCGGTGTGGCGTTCCTCACCGGTCTGGCGCTGGAGTGGTCCGGGATGGAGATCCCTGCGCTGGTGCTGTTCTGGATCGGCCTGCTGCTGGGCGCGTCGACGTTCACGCCGGGCGCGATCCGGAACCTCTTCAAGGGCAAGCTCGGCATCGGGCTGCTGATGACCATCAGCGCGGTCGGCGCGGTGATCCTCGGCTACGTCGAGGAGGCCGCAGCGCTGGCATTCCTGTACTCGATCGCCGAGGCGCTGGAGGACAAGGCGATGGACCGTGCCCGCGGCGGGCTGCGGGCACTGCTCAAGCTCGTCCCGGAGACCGCCACCATCCGCCGCGACGGCGTCTCGGTCGAGGTCGCCGCGAAGGATCTGGCTGTCGGGCAGCTGATGTTGGTGCGGCCGGGTGAGCGGATCGCGACCGACGGCGTCGTCCGCACGGGACGTTCCAGCCTGGACACGTCCGCGATCACCGGGGAGTCGATCCCGGTCGAGGTCGAACCCGGCGATGCCGTCTCCGCCGGCGCAATCAACACCGCCGGGGCACTGGAGGTCGAAACGACCGCGGCAGGCACCGACAACTCACTGACCACGATCGTCGACCTCGTGGAGAAGGCTCAGGCGGAGAAGGGCGACCGCGCCCGCCTCGCCGACCGCATCGCCCGCCCTCTCGTCCCGGGCGTGCTGATCCTCGCAGCCCTGGTCGCGATCATCGGCTCGCTGCTCGGCGACCCGGAGCTGTGGATCACCCGCGCCCTGGTCGTGCTGGTCGCGGCATCGCCCTGCGCACTGGCGATCTCCGTGCCGCTGACCGTGGTCGCGGCGATCGGCTCGGCGAGCAAGTTCGGCGTGATCATCAAGTCCGGTGCCGCGTTCGAGCGGTTCGGCGTGATCCGCCACGTCGCCGTCGACAAGACCGGCACCCTCACCCGCAACGAGCCCGCCGTCACCGCCGTCCTCACCGTGGACGGTGTGAGCGAGGCGGAGGCGCTGGCGTGGGCGGCCGCTCTGGAGCAGCACAGCACCCACCCCCTCGCCGCCGCGATCACCGCCGCAGCGCCGGATGCCCCTGCGGCGGAGGGCGTGACCGAGCAGGCCGGGCACGGCGTCGAGGGCGAGCTCGCCGGCGCGCGGATCACCGTCGGCAGCCCGCGCTGGCTCGACGCCGGGACCCTCGGCGACCGGGTCGCGGGGCTGGAGGAGCAGGGCATGACAGTCGTGATCGTCCACCGCGGCGGCGTCCCGGTCGCCGCGATCGGCGTCCGCGACGAGCTGCGCCCCGAGGTCCCTGAAGTGGTCCGCACCCTCGCGACCCAGGGCATCGGGGTGACCATGCTCACCGGCGACAACGCCCGCACCGCCCGCGCCCTCGCTGCGCATGCAGGGATCGATGACGTCCGCGCCGAGCTGCGCCCCGAAGACAAGGCCGCCGCGATCGCAGAGCTCGGTGCGAAGGGGCCGGTCGCGATGATCGGCGACGGCATCAACGACGCCCCTGCGCTGGCCGCCGCGGACATCGGGATCGCGATGGGCGCGACGGGCTCCGACGCCGCGATCGAGTCGGCCGACGTGGCCTTCACCGGTCACGATCTGCGGCTTCTCCCGCGCGCGTTCGCCCATGCCCGTCGGGGGCGGCACATCATCAACCAGAACATCATCCTGTCGCTGCTGATCATCACCGCCCTGCTCCCGCTCGCCCTCTTTGGCGTCCTGGGGCTTGCGGCGGTGGTGCTGGTGCACGAGATCGCCGAGGTGATCGTGATCCTCAACGGCCTGCGCGCCGCGTCGACGCGGAAGGCAAGCACGTGA
- a CDS encoding IS3 family transposase (programmed frameshift), translated as MARKNYTDEFRQRAVDLYESTPGATLKAIAADLGISRGALKEWVDKLGSGTAAAGSVSPPVSVRSESQAARIIRLEAELAVSRAEQVKLETERDILRQAAKYFAGGDELVNRFQFVEDHKDAYGVKRLCEVIEIARSSFYAWLAAAPGRAARAADDARLAARIRVLQDPAQGGDRAYGAPRITADLNDGVPAAGRVNHKRVARVMREHALAGIRLRRRVKTTIPDQSGRKFPDLVGRDFSTGEPNRRYVGDITYLPIADGSNLYLATCIDLGSRKLAGWQVADHMRTELVEGALRGAHRDRGSLAGAVFHSDHGSVYASKAYAALCEQLKVTQSMGAVGTSADNSLAESFNAALKRELLQGASAFPDQATAYRAVFRWTNRYNTRRRHSAIGQITPNSYENTYAAARSATLTEAA; from the exons ATGGCAAGGAAGAACTACACGGACGAGTTCCGGCAGCGTGCGGTGGATTTGTACGAGTCCACGCCGGGCGCGACGCTGAAAGCGATCGCGGCCGATTTGGGGATCTCCCGTGGTGCGTTGAAGGAATGGGTCGACAAGCTCGGATCCGGGACCGCTGCGGCCGGTTCGGTGTCGCCGCCGGTGTCGGTGCGGTCGGAGTCGCAGGCGGCGAGGATCATCCGGTTGGAAGCCGAGTTAGCGGTCTCGAGAGCGGAGCAGGTCAAGCTCGAGACGGAGCGGGACATCCTCCGTCAGGCGGCGAAGTATTTCGCTG GCGGAGACGAACTGGTGAACCGCTTCCAGTTCGTCGAGGACCACAAGGACGCCTACGGCGTGAAGCGGTTGTGTGAGGTCATCGAGATCGCCCGGTCCTCGTTCTACGCGTGGCTGGCCGCAGCCCCGGGACGGGCCGCGCGAGCCGCGGACGACGCCCGGTTGGCGGCACGGATCCGGGTGCTGCAGGACCCCGCGCAGGGTGGTGACCGCGCCTACGGGGCACCGAGGATCACTGCCGACCTCAACGACGGCGTCCCCGCCGCCGGGCGGGTGAATCATAAGCGGGTCGCTCGGGTGATGCGGGAACACGCGCTCGCGGGGATCCGACTGCGCCGCCGGGTGAAGACCACGATCCCGGACCAGTCCGGACGGAAGTTCCCCGACCTGGTCGGGCGGGACTTCAGCACCGGGGAGCCGAACCGCAGGTATGTCGGCGATATCACCTACCTCCCCATCGCGGACGGCAGCAACCTGTATCTGGCGACCTGCATCGACCTCGGGTCGCGCAAGCTCGCCGGCTGGCAGGTCGCCGACCACATGCGCACCGAACTCGTCGAAGGCGCTCTCCGCGGCGCGCACCGCGACCGCGGATCGCTGGCCGGCGCAGTGTTCCACAGCGACCACGGCTCGGTCTACGCGTCGAAAGCCTACGCAGCACTCTGCGAGCAGCTCAAGGTGACCCAGTCCATGGGCGCGGTGGGCACGAGCGCCGACAACTCGCTGGCCGAGAGCTTCAACGCCGCGCTCAAACGCGAGCTCCTCCAAGGCGCGTCGGCGTTCCCCGATCAAGCCACCGCCTACCGGGCCGTGTTCCGGTGGACGAACCGATACAACACGCGCCGACGCCACTCCGCGATCGGCCAGATCACCCCGAACAGCTACGAGAACACCTACGCGGCCGCGAGATCAGCTACCCTCACGGAAGCGGCATAA
- a CDS encoding LCP family protein has protein sequence MSRRVVRSARVRRNRRRLVALIAGAVVIVLLAGVAVVVVNLVSLNTGIHRSAIAMPAGTGQTAAPGVAQDTGEVNILVMGLDSRVDENGNPYPQDIYNAIHAEDASVGGYNTNVLLYIHIPAGGGPAVGISIPRDDYVQYAGNIGGVSHGKIKEAYGRELSAKLPVLLKQGLSKADAYQQARDAAREAEIRTVSQFLGGVRIDHFVEVTMAAFYRVAQAVQPITVCLNHATADPKYSGANFPAGMQQLTASQAMSFVRQRRDTVYRGVFLTDLDRTRRQQAFMVSLAVKLRNAATFTNFGTLQTLIDTAKQYIALDQGLDLLSLASDMQHFSGGGISFQTLPVERFGTIGGESVNIVDVKKIQATVAGLLHPPTPTPAPPAPTASASPHSTASTPVNTQPTSTGPASYTNSQQPMQSGAIPCVN, from the coding sequence GTGTCGCGTCGTGTCGTTCGTTCCGCCCGTGTCCGCCGCAACCGGCGACGTCTTGTCGCTCTGATCGCCGGGGCGGTCGTCATCGTCCTGCTCGCCGGGGTCGCAGTCGTGGTCGTCAACTTGGTGAGTCTGAACACGGGCATCCACCGGTCCGCGATCGCGATGCCCGCCGGCACGGGGCAGACCGCGGCGCCGGGTGTGGCGCAGGACACCGGCGAGGTGAACATACTAGTGATGGGTCTGGACAGTCGGGTCGATGAGAATGGCAACCCGTACCCGCAGGACATCTACAACGCGATCCACGCTGAAGACGCGTCCGTCGGTGGGTACAACACGAACGTCCTGCTCTACATCCACATCCCCGCCGGCGGCGGTCCGGCGGTGGGGATATCCATCCCGCGCGATGACTATGTCCAATACGCGGGCAACATCGGCGGTGTCTCGCACGGCAAGATCAAGGAAGCGTACGGGCGGGAACTGTCCGCGAAGCTCCCCGTCCTGCTGAAGCAGGGCCTGTCGAAGGCGGACGCGTATCAGCAGGCGCGCGATGCGGCACGCGAGGCGGAGATCCGCACGGTGTCGCAGTTCCTCGGCGGGGTGCGGATCGATCATTTCGTCGAGGTCACCATGGCGGCGTTCTACCGTGTCGCGCAGGCCGTCCAGCCGATCACGGTCTGCCTGAACCACGCGACAGCGGACCCGAAGTACTCGGGCGCGAACTTCCCCGCCGGGATGCAGCAACTCACCGCGTCGCAGGCGATGTCGTTCGTGCGTCAGCGCCGCGACACCGTATACCGGGGCGTGTTCCTGACCGACCTGGACCGCACCCGCCGACAGCAGGCGTTCATGGTCTCCCTCGCCGTGAAACTGCGTAACGCGGCGACGTTCACCAACTTCGGCACCCTGCAGACCCTGATCGACACCGCCAAGCAGTACATCGCCCTCGACCAAGGCCTGGACCTTCTGTCGCTCGCCTCGGACATGCAGCACTTCTCCGGCGGAGGCATCAGCTTCCAGACCCTGCCCGTGGAACGCTTCGGCACAATCGGCGGGGAGAGCGTGAACATCGTCGACGTGAAGAAGATCCAGGCCACCGTCGCCGGACTTCTCCACCCACCAACGCCCACGCCCGCTCCGCCCGCGCCGACCGCGTCGGCATCCCCTCACTCGACCGCATCGACGCCCGTCAACACCCAGCCGACCAGCACGGGACCGGCGAGCTACACGAACTCCCAGCAGCCCATGCAATCCGGCGCCATCCCCTGCGTCAACTGA
- the merA gene encoding mercury(II) reductase: MPSRFDLAVIGSGGAAFAAAIRATTLGKSVVMIERGTLGGTCVNTGCVPSKALLAAAEARHVAADAGSRFPGIAATAGPVDMHGLVGGKQDLVEAMRSEKYIDVAEAYGWPVRQGEAAFAGTPDASVLEVTAADGTVETIEAAHYLIATGSRPWAPAIEGLDGVDFLTSTSAMELSEVPDSLLVLGGGYVALEMAQLFARLGSKVTLLVRSRLASKEEPEVSKALQEIFADEGIRVVRRAIPTRVTRDPGTGQIVAAAEVSGGVQEFRADEILVALGRAPVTDGLNLETVQVKTGAAGEVVVTDQLQSSNPRVWAAGDVTGHPEFVYVAARHGTLVAENAFTDASTSVDYTRMPRVTFTSPAVGAVGMTEKEVIAAGIRCDCRVLPLEYVPRALVNRDTRGFIKMVANADTGEILGLTAVAKDAGELAAAGVHILGKTITEVADAWAPYLTTAEGIRIVAKAFTTDVSMLSCCA; the protein is encoded by the coding sequence ATGCCATCGAGGTTTGATCTGGCCGTGATTGGGTCGGGTGGCGCGGCATTCGCCGCGGCGATCCGCGCCACCACACTGGGAAAGTCGGTGGTGATGATCGAGCGCGGCACGTTGGGCGGCACGTGCGTGAACACGGGGTGCGTTCCGTCCAAGGCGCTGCTCGCGGCCGCCGAGGCCCGCCACGTGGCCGCGGATGCGGGCTCCCGGTTCCCGGGGATCGCCGCCACCGCTGGCCCGGTAGACATGCACGGGCTGGTGGGTGGCAAGCAGGACCTGGTCGAGGCGATGCGGAGTGAGAAGTACATCGACGTGGCAGAAGCCTACGGCTGGCCGGTCCGCCAGGGCGAGGCGGCGTTCGCCGGCACGCCGGATGCGTCGGTCCTCGAGGTCACCGCCGCGGACGGCACCGTCGAAACCATCGAGGCCGCCCACTACCTCATCGCCACAGGCTCCCGCCCGTGGGCTCCTGCCATCGAGGGGCTGGACGGCGTCGACTTTCTCACCTCGACGTCGGCGATGGAGCTGTCCGAGGTGCCTGACTCGCTGCTGGTGCTCGGCGGGGGCTATGTGGCGCTGGAGATGGCACAGTTGTTCGCCCGGCTCGGCTCGAAGGTGACTCTGCTGGTGAGGTCCCGGCTGGCGTCGAAGGAGGAGCCGGAAGTCTCCAAGGCGTTGCAGGAAATCTTCGCCGACGAGGGCATCCGAGTGGTCCGCCGCGCCATCCCCACCCGCGTCACCCGCGACCCGGGCACCGGCCAGATCGTCGCCGCGGCCGAGGTCTCGGGCGGCGTGCAGGAGTTCCGTGCCGACGAGATCCTCGTCGCGCTCGGCCGCGCCCCGGTCACCGACGGGCTCAACCTCGAGACCGTGCAAGTGAAGACCGGCGCGGCCGGAGAGGTCGTGGTCACCGACCAGTTGCAGTCCTCCAACCCTCGCGTCTGGGCGGCTGGGGATGTCACCGGGCACCCCGAGTTCGTCTACGTCGCAGCCCGGCACGGCACGTTGGTCGCCGAGAACGCCTTCACTGACGCCAGCACGTCGGTCGACTACACGCGGATGCCGCGGGTCACATTCACGAGCCCTGCCGTCGGCGCGGTCGGGATGACCGAGAAGGAGGTCATCGCGGCCGGGATCCGCTGCGACTGCCGTGTCCTGCCACTGGAGTACGTGCCCCGCGCGCTGGTGAACCGGGACACCCGCGGGTTCATCAAGATGGTCGCCAACGCGGACACCGGCGAGATCCTCGGCCTCACTGCGGTCGCCAAGGACGCCGGCGAACTCGCCGCCGCAGGTGTCCACATCCTCGGCAAGACCATCACCGAGGTCGCCGACGCGTGGGCCCCGTACCTGACCACGGCCGAAGGCATCCGGATCGTAGCCAAGGCCTTCACCACCGATGTGTCGATGCTGTCCTGCTGCGCCTGA